From the Corythoichthys intestinalis isolate RoL2023-P3 chromosome 6, ASM3026506v1, whole genome shotgun sequence genome, the window ctggatttttgggggattttatgggtgaaacatgataatataacaagggtcgtgatgcagaaatcgcagacatcaaggagtggttgagattttctttttcacatatttaccctttgaaatgtttttttgggggggctgtcaaaggattaaaatttttaatcgagttaattacatcttaaaaatgaattaatcgtaattaatcgcaattaatcacaattcaaaccagctataaaatatgcattattcttctgtaaattattgttggaatggaaagataagacacaagatggatatatacattcaacatacgatacataaggactgtatttattcattataacaagatggcattaacattattaacattctgttaaagcgatccatggataggaagacttgtagttcctaaaagataaatgttagtacaagttatagaaattttatattgaaactcctcctaatgttttcgttttaataaaaattggtaaaattttgaatcaaaaaataaactagtagcccgccattattgatgtcaataattacttacacaatgttcatgggtgcggaagcctataaaatcaatcgcacccaagcaccagcagagggcggcaaaactccataaaacacaatgaacaagtgggcatttcactgtactgtcatttaaatctgtctgagcggggcatatgcgttaattgcgtcaaatattttaacgtgattaattaaaaaattaattaccgcccgttaatgcgataattttgacagccctagttttttttcaaattttctttgtttcgatcaattatttatcatctaaaatattggggaaaatgcgacagtaacgaaaaaaaatacaattaagcgatagttatgaggtagatatccgtgacttttttttacagaggccatttttttcattgtgatgtcatttgtttaaaagtttaaaatatgcgagtgaataatttttaaaggttgttggttttttttaagctaaatattagacatcaagtaatgattctaagctaaaaatgacagatatttcgaataataaatacgattacttaccttctttttatggctgggttgaaacaaaagcggttgcgcgacgtctgtaaacgggggttttcagggtaaaatggacaaattaaaactagttcgggggcttaaaggggaaatgtgaactaaggttggccaaccatgtttttgaataatatcaatggctaaacaattataagcatattttcattattttttttaacgcaacccttccagattgtttgtttaacccatagcaacgcccctgacaacgaaaatgctcttcttcggcaatcttcggaaatcttcggaaattatgtcacaccgggaagtgcgagggaagtccgccatagaacagtattgtttgttgcattgcttctcggtaagatgccacggcggtgtgtggcgatgttttgttctcattcAAAcgcaaagttgtatgagtggccaaaggatggcagggcacgtaaatggacatcttttgttcgcacgaagcgaatgaatttcacgccatcatcgagtagtgttctctgctgcaaacacttcgaagatgcctgcgtcCTTAACCGGTctacttatgatcaaggatttgccaaaaagtaagtgtgatttttggatagatgactgatgactttgtcaaagcaaagCCACCAACggttgtggaatgtacagtagaagctagcgacgttagccgaaagccaactcgtggcaatagtcgtggcatagttgttgttgtgttcgctagtgttacgtcccaaggacggctcgcgaagggtgtaacaaaacgagccacacaatttcacaagtggcacaaaatttacacaacaaactcgcaatgaatatggtaaatggtgttatacttatatagcgcttttccacctttcaaggcaatatgtacaaaatgtagatgaagcgcggcttcagggtaagcccaggccaaaacaacaaacaaaaggaatctacacttgaaccccaaccGCTAACcaaaccctgatcatgaaaaagaatgaagaaaagacagccactaacctagcttcttacactaaaaaaaacaggagaaaacgggttgaacagaaatggcgacttaccccttcttgcttcagtgctcttatttacagtggtgaacaaaaacgatccaataaataataaacacaaaagacctcaccgcaaAAGCAggagtgtatcagactagcgatcaaatgcaaacgagcgtgaatggcgagctaacagctggcgaggaggaccgcggcagaatgctgtcaaatgtgaaCGTTGACACCTCAAGtcccgcagtgaatcatgggaaatgtagtctcgggacaacactgaagtggtgctttgtaatctgttcgcttgtgtgaaaaaactacatttcctcacgccgttagacgccacttcctgccgatagcaccaggaagtagtagtagctggtagtacGAGGCGAGGTGGAGATGAGCGACAAGCCAAACTTcgtggtcgaatgtggcggcagtgcgctattattttgttttcttattgtttccacaataaagtgaagaaagccatcaacgactcatccaaaacgtttttatattattattttatatgcatgagcgctgccggatctgccaaaatgaacatgcagtctgattattattttttttaaacaatgtcatcagatagacaaaaacataaaattatgtgcaaacgcctgcatcttcaaatcatgaaaataataacagcctacagtatatcttaccaatcctgtaatctcgatgggttgattattatttttttaaacaatgtcatcagatagacaaaaacataaaattatgtgcaaacgcctgcatcttcaaatcatgaaaataataacagcctacagtatattttaccaatcctgtaatctcgatgggtcttgtctccattcgatgtcaggtagtctgggcacattgtttgcatcctgattagcgtctggctaatacatgtacgatccaacataaaattccaacctcctccttttcctccaactcttcaaaaacttgggtctcctcacttgcgcttgatctatcacttatatcgctgtttgaagcattgtttgaagggctttgtagggcggccgtatggagcgctgccatcgctgttctcggtgtgacctaTCACTtcagggttcgtcccctttcaggctcgaacttcggaaacgcgattattttgtcaaatatacaacatataaattattttttcatgctttatttgttggacaatgtttaattactttaattgtgaccctatttggcatgttatgaaattacttcacattacagctttaatgcgccatgaatctgctatggcagcatatagacatattgctctatcaaacacaacagttgttttggcttaaaatacagcagtttcttttaaagaggagtgcaagagcagaaactgctttttcagtattgtctgtgttttccgccatatacaagtgTGGCTTCATGCGATCAATTAGACATGCAGTCATTCGCTACAAGCCTTTCATAGTAAAAATGAATCAGACGtcttttgctgtcaatggcagccaattaattaATTGAGGCTTAATTATAAGTAGAATACTGAGTGGCCTATTAAGCACAGGTGACATTAGAGTGGCCTACTTTCTTTCAATATGTAttctatttttgtatttgtttgctGTGCAGTTTTGTCATAGTCTCTGTTCCCACACAAGGAACCACAGGGAGGCTCGCTGTACATTAACATATGCAGTTGGAAGCGTGTGCCAGCATCCCAGGATCCTAGTAAGCCATTACCTGTGTATGCTGGAAGCCTGGAGGCACACACAGATGAAGGTCAGAGCGCTTAAGAAAAAGCTTTGCTACATTATGAAAGAAGGGAACTCTGTCTATTTTGTCTGCTTTTAGAatataaataaaagaaataatagTGATAGTAGaaaacaaactttttcctgtcaaGAATTTGCCACAGCGAGACACTCAGATGATTTATCAAAATTTACACCGGAAGTCATCTCTCTCACCACTGTGTGCATCCATCTGTTGTGTTGCAGGTGCTTATACTGTGCTGGACATAGCCTTTAACCCTGAGGTGCTGCAGCAATCTAAGAAAGACAAGGCTGAGATGGACCAAATCTACAAACTTGCTCTCAGCTTTGCCCAGCAGCAGCACGGGCTGAAGTTGTCTCAGCAGTATAATGTTGTTAGCTTTTGCCCCAAAAATTGCCCAGAGGACTTGTGCCGCCGCCTCAGCTTCCAGCAGCAGAGACTGACTGCAGACAAGCAGTCAGATTCAGGTAGGGTAATAAGTCAGAGCCCTGACAAGCTACCGCAggccctttttgtgtttgaactcATCTTTCACTTCCCACAACCATCGATAACAatcaagacacttttatttacagCCATACAGAGCCCGGAGTCCCTCCTGCAGAAAATTAGCTCCTTGCGCTTGGAGAAAGACGACAAGGCTGATATCGTCCGTCAGCCCGCTGTGCGTAAGAAAAGCTTGATCGAGGTAATCTCCTCCACCACAAACGAGCAGCCTGAAAAGCCTGAGTACCGACTAGAGGTGAGGGCTGACGCCGAGGGATTTCCCTGCAAACTGGAGCTGACTGTGGATCTGCCCAAGATTAGCTCCATGTCGGAGTGGCAGCTCAAGATGTCCAAGGTTAGAGCTGATTACTCTTCTAGCCAATACTGACACTAGGGACTGCTTCATGACAAGGCACACTACAGTATATCatggattcattcattcatcttcttacCCGCTTACCCTCAGGGGGGTTGCGGATATCATGTAtgccattaaaatgtttttctgtGTAGGATGATGTACTGCTAGAGGTGGAGGACATCTACTACTTGCTCCTGGACTTTCCAAAAGCTGTCAATGAAAACAGCGCTGTTGCAATCTTTAACAAGCGGAGTCGAAAGCTTACGGTAACCGCAGATATTTTGTGACATCTCTGGACTGGAAAAACATAAAGGTAACTCCTCAGAGTGAAATATAGTAAAAATGGTATTCTGCCAGTACATCCAGTAGTTTTGATAGGGAAAGGCTAAGTAGTGGGGACAAGCTCAATACATAAACATCACTAGCTCTttcttgttaaagtcaaaatAAAGGCTGAGAGCTCCACTGAGTTTGTTGGCTGCACACAAGTGTGTTAGCTAACAGGGTTATTTCCTGATCATTGGCACAGACAGTTAAGTTGTTGACTTAACGGCAAAGCAAGGGTATCAGGGTTTGGTTATGTGTCAACCTCTGGGGCATATACAGTACAGGTCCTTATTTTCTTATGGTTGGCAGGTGCAAAAGTGGGTGCAACATGATAGCTCATGCAAACATTGGGAAAGCTGATCTACTAACTAGGAGCACTCAAGATTACATCAGCCAGTCAGTgtgatgtacattaaaattatTTAGCATGCGATGTATCATAACTGGCCAGTTTTGTGGATGTCTGAAGGTCGACACAAACACACTATTGTATAATAAAGCACAAAAAACAatgcattttgtctctgtacttACTCGTCTTGGCTTAAactatatacaggtagtccctgggttaagacttacgtgattttgactttacgatgccggagtttccagtattttttttatttttatttatttatttattttttaattttgacttttgttttgtgatgcatgcttttattttggcgcagggagCGTAGGGTAGGTAGTAGTTCCACACGCgtgtaagagcgcatgtacacacgaagaaaagcatatttgcgcacacgaagaagagcgcatttacacacacgaggaagagccaTTTGCTtccagccgagtgagagagggaaagcgctgcaagcctgcgcgcacatttgttgcttgtgaagtctctgcagaggcaacacctgtatataataccttttgtactttttattgtgcgttttcaattgtggtcgaatacttgattGGAGTTGATGTGTTTTTGATTATGTGCGGACACTAACTgatgcatgctaatcgtttgtgtggattcttatcgctgtatcagcagctagttataaacacaaatttgagTTGCTGTTATTGAGGATGAAACTGattgaatttcatttttatttgtttcattcTACAGGTGTTGAGGTCATGAGCAGCTAAATAAAGTCATCAACCACAAGGACCTCTGAAATCGTCATTTTGAAgcgtagctcgctgtctagctaggatttagctccGACATCTTGGCGAAGACCGTACAAtgatggctaatacatgtttttggatagttatttggaGATTTAGGGGGTGCTTTGGGgctcttaaagggttaataggaGGAGGAATGGAACTcgatcataacccggggactacctgtactaaaATGTTTGTTTGCTTGTCTTTTCCTCTCAAAAATTTCCCGCAGTGAAAATAATCTATTACTTCAGCCCTATTAACTATGAGTGTCTCCACTTCTTTTACTCCATTTTACAATAGAGTGCACAACCTGCTTGAGTGGATGCACAATTAAACACCCAGTACTTGGTTCTTAATGACTCAGGCCAACATCGTagttttgtgtatttttaatGAAGAGACCTGGAAACTTTGTCCTTTTGAGAAGTGGCTGTTCTGCATACCTAAGATGTATCCCTCATATAATACGATAGAATATGGTAAACAAATTCCCTTACAACACACAAAACCAAAACTGAAATACTGAAGGACTAACAGGACACACAAAATTGAAATACTGAAGGACGAACAGATTTCCAAAAACTAAGATGTGTTGCTGTTGCTGTGTGGGCTGAGTCACTGCCTCAAACGGCCCTCTCTATTAAGCAATTAGCAGGCATTGTTTGTTAATGGAGCGTAGGTGTAATGGCTCGAAGCTGCCGCCGCCGAGCCCCGCCATTAACGTCCATCTCCGGAATAATTGACAGCAAAATGATGCATGCGATAATTAATGTTTATTAAAACTCTGTTTGAAAGAGAAGAGTGGCAAACATCCACTATTTGGCAATCTGGAACTTGAGAAAATGGCAGTGTACATCCATTAATAATACTGTACTAAAGTTATTTATGATGTTTAATAGGGATCGTTACTACCAAATTAACAGATTCCCCATTTATGAGTGTAAACCGTGTCTACCAAGCATTACCAGGCAAGAAACATTCCCCAACTTTATCTCAGTCCATTGGTCCCGAGTGTCTTCAATCAAGTTCTGCTCCAGTGAACACAaacgaggctttttttttttttttttagcttctatctCCTCTCCCCATGGTCTTCCTCCACCCAAGCTACAATCTTCCCTTCCCATCCAGGAACCACTGCTCCATCCTGGAATACCTTCACAAAATAAGGAAGAAAGTAgatgttttgttgtaaaaatTATTATGCACTTGaatgttttaaaaacaaaagtttttgtacagccatttaaaaaatattttcttaaaaGATCTTTTCTTTTAACCCCTCCAGACCTGCAtattttctgctgggcaaaaaaaaaaaaatcttggcttggatttttactctactcaaacaccagaTCAAAGTTTTTTAGtcagggatatttcatgcttttattggttatttttaaacaggcatgaaaatgggtaagggggtaaaaaggtgagaagggtgtggaggaaatatgttccggtacactgtacaactagggctgtcccaaatgacaaattttctcccgattagtcaccagacaatttttacgattagtcgactaatctaataaccccccccccgcccctttattttttatttttattttttttttttaaactaatttagcaatgaaatttttgatgacgcttattaattcacaaaaaacattttggaacacttaaattcttcatcaaagtacaaataaacacataaataacaacaataaatcacaaacaatgaggtcaaatgctgatagcattaactactgcaaaagaatggaatgtaaacagattcagaacactgtcttcgcctttccaacctgattcaaaacaattcttaaaaaaataactaccaTTAATATTATCATATACTATTAtacataatagtattataataattataacaattattcattgccaatcagattttcataaagggtgtcattttaaagctgtgtagaatctgaattctgaagtatgtgggattaactccagaaatcgttatttatatgatgaacatgacgtgctttattctaaaatgttcaccggaagtatgttcgctaaactgctaaccataagctttacactctgcaaaaaaagctctttttgtcattgcatgtggtgtcagtaatcttcttttccccccattttttttttttttttaatttgcaaatgctgttaaccagcgatttttcatgtttgaagtgttaccttttaaccgcaagtttgtgttttggagaagactgccaaagttttatagcaggctaaagtagattgtcttttttccccattagcctcaatgtagcaatgctaactttacagtgtttaatatagatgtgtttccttattttgtatgtatcAACTTTAAttgtacggcgtgttgatgaccaataaacaaacATCTGTTAAAGGAACTTGAGTCTCATGTATAAGGGGctgtacaagacatttttcattctggccctctcacacacatacattccctttcacatacatatatatattcactctcacacacatatattctcctctcacattcatatattttcactctcacattcatgcaTTTTTACTCCcactttcatacatttttactttcgcattcatacattttcactcttacaTTTATacgttttactttcacattcattcattttcactctcatattcatatattttcactctcacattcatatattttctctcacattcatacattttcactctcacattcatacatttttaatttcacttcattcattttcactctcatattcatatattttcacTCTCATGTTCATACATTTGTACTCTAACATACATACATTTTCAATCTGTGTGTATAGGTATgtagaaagaaaatatatgTAAATGAGAGAAGAATATATCGGCATAAGAGTTAATATATATCTGTGTGAGGGGAgaatatatgcatgtgtgagtgaaagtatatactgtatgtatgtgtgagTGAAAGTATAGTGGAAAAAGAAGGCAACTCTGATTGGCtagctctgattggctgagaagCTGAAGCAATTCCTGTTGAGGCAGGTAAACATGGAAGAGGGGATGTAAGCACTTCAGCAAGCAGTTGGGCTATTacgaaatattttgtcgaccTCTGAAACAGTCACATCTTTGTCATGCTGTCTCGAGCGGCAGAGGACAGCACCCAACTTCACTCATAATAACGCGGTTGAAAGTGAGATGAGAGAAATTTTCTGACCTAGCAACTCCCAAATCCTTTTAGCAGTCCAAGCGGGAGCTAACGTGACACGTTTCCAAACTGGAGGATCGTCACGGCAGTTATTGCGATATCAGACGCACCATTTTGACAACTGGAACTCCCGGCAATGGAAACACTGCGGTCAACTGAGCCGCGTTTTGTAATTCGAAAATCATGGCTGTGACGTCATGCGCAAGAATAGTGCAGTGGTAAAAATCGGTCGTCTGTGGTTTGAACAACGTGGTTCGAATCCTGCTAGAGACCCATGTTTACTTGTATTTTTCTCAATAAAAAGTTAATGATGGCTGCCTGACTAATTAAGACAATATTGTAAAATCAAGCATGCACTTTCTATAATTGTGTCTTGTATTTTGACAGATCATATTCCATTTGTGCTATGATTTACAGCAACAAATAGAAAATGTGTAGCTGTCTGAATGATAAAAATATGTTCCATAAACAGCAGAGTTCTATGAATGTGCACTGACAAAAAAAGGTCACTAGACCAATTTGCTATTCAAGTGAAAATgtagtcaaaaaaataaatgaataaatagagCTAAATTggcaaactaagaggtgtgcgccAACCTAAAAGAAGAGTACTACTACCCTGCACTGATTTTGGGTCAAAAAGCCAAAtgtctaggagctattgaagtttgaagttactaaatacattttaaaaatcataaaaaattatgaatagataaattggaaaacttaagaggtgtgccttgatctcaaagtaaagtacttcaaacctgcactggtttggggtcaaaaggtcaaaagaCCCCACAGGTActgaagtttgaagctagtcaatatgtcatatgtgtgtgtgagagttAAAATATATGTCGTGAGAGGAGAGAAGAtgtgtgcgtgtgagtgaaACTATGTGTaaatgtgagaggagaatgtatgtatgAGTGaaatttatatgtatatgagaggagaatgtatggatgtgagaggagaatatatgtgtgtgtgagagagtgaatatatatgtaagtgggaggagaatgtatggatgtgagaggagaatatatgtgtgtgtgtgtgtgtgtgagagagtgaatatatatgtatgtgagaagagaatgtatgcatgtgagaggagaataaatgtgtgtgagagtgaatatatatgtatgtatgtgagaggagaatgtatggatgtaagaggagaatgtatggatgtgagaggagaatgtatgaaTGAGATTGAAAATGTATGAgtgtgagagtgaatatatatgtatgtgagaggagtatgtatgtgtgagagagggccagaatgaaaaatgtcttgtacggcccctcatacaacagtgtaccctctcaCTCGGGTtggttttttggctttgtgcagcCTTCCCtatttgcataccaagcgtctgaCATTAAAAACACCCCCCCACATCCCTTAAAAttgttctcctcggatctacgcaattcacgtaggtcttcccttttttacttcaaaacggcgaatttcgctgaaaggtgagtgattttcatgcctgttcaaagttaatgtgtttttgataagaaatgagcacttatgtttgcctttttgaagttgcgttttgtctcagccattttcaaagagccaaaaatagcaaagaggccgtgttaaacctcatgatttgatttcgatgggtaaagtttcatccaatcacCTCCCAGGAATGGAAATAGCAA encodes:
- the pih1d2 gene encoding PIH1 domain-containing protein 2 — protein: MSSSSSTGDVLQQVNQLWSMLDDLCENDPEAYRRFMEKQVKSGMEYNAPPQLDSCICVDMLEPQGGSLYINICSWKRVPASQDPSKPLPVYAGSLEAHTDEGAYTVLDIAFNPEVLQQSKKDKAEMDQIYKLALSFAQQQHGLKLSQQYNVVSFCPKNCPEDLCRRLSFQQQRLTADKQSDSAIQSPESLLQKISSLRLEKDDKADIVRQPAVRKKSLIEVISSTTNEQPEKPEYRLEVRADAEGFPCKLELTVDLPKISSMSEWQLKMSKDDVLLEVEDIYYLLLDFPKAVNENSAVAIFNKRSRKLTVTADIL